In Leptidea sinapis chromosome 2, ilLepSina1.1, whole genome shotgun sequence, the sequence CGCCGCTCCGCACCGCACCCCACGTGCATTTGGTCACGTAGGCCACTTCAATAGGTTTCGAATGTTTGTTATTTTCGCGCCGCGCCGCGCCGCTTCGCGTTCGCGTTGATTCGCCCACGTAGGACACCGCGTAAGATGTGTTTCTATTTGAGATAGGTAGTACAACCTACCTATCTCATCAGGGGTGCCGCTGCAGGTCTTCGTGATTCCGTTGGTTTCGTTTCTTCTATGTAATTGGagatataataaagttccaatGAGTGCACATGTACCCAATAGTATAAGGTACATGGGTATTGTCGTGTGATAGATAACTGGATTTTCAGTAGTTGACATAGTATGTTTAAATTAAGATGCACACAAAAATGAAATGTTATGACTGAACCTATATATGTATTTGTAACAGGATGGCCGGAGTTCTTGATTAGTAATAAGCTGCTGTACACAATCGGGCTTTTCCTGTATCTGCAGGTTGCATTTCGATTCGCAGAAAAATAGTGAGTTTAACGAGAATCTTTGCTAGAGATTGCTACGAATGGTAAAGGTGGGATTAAGGTTTTATGGTTTCTGTTAGGAACAAGGGAAAGCTTATAGAAGTCGTATAGTAAAGGATCCACAATCGGTACCTTAATAACTATTACTATTTGTTTATCTAGATAAAAATAACCTAATGTAATAACttcataaaaattctaatttcaAAGTTAAGGACTTccttattagaatataaaatcCTAAGCTTACTTTACATATCCTTAACATCACTAACACTCAATATAGAATATGGAGTGCTCGATGCACGAATAAATGTTAACGTATTTTCTAAGTTATGTAACTCTTCACACAGATCTTCTACATTATCTCCTAAGATCAGTAATTGCTGTGCCAGATGTGCGTACTTTATTAAGACAGTGTCCTTTCTGGCGTCGCttagtaatattaaatttaatgcttTATTCATTTTATCATGATTTGAAACAATACAACTTATTATTTGTGTGCACTAATTCTATCTGTCTATGAATATTTTCTTGTCTTTATGGCTAAGGAAGGTGTGGTATTGTGAGACTATTCTTGCTACTCCTAGTTTGAAAGGAAGTAATCCTGGTCCATTGTCAAGTGAGTCAATCGTTACTTCTTGTCCTAGGGTCGTGCATAGTACCGTCAGCCATAGAAATATCCTGCAACAAAGTGAGGTTTTTAGGGCTTCGCTTAAGGCCAGATTTGGCAACTGGACCGCGTTTTTTCTTTGTGTAAATGTGGATTGGAAGGTCTACAAGTATAGTATCCTGCGTAAAGCGAGGGGCTAATTTTTGTCGGGATGCCACAGGATTTTTTATAAAGACTTGCTGGTCAGGGGTATAGTCTATCCCCGGTTCCCTATCCTTGTTATGATTTTCAGTCAGTTGGGTGCGTTTGTGTAAGGAAGTCTCATTGATCATATCATATACTTGACGCATTCGTTTCCTATGGTCTTGTGAATACTGCTGAAGTAGATGTTCAGTTAAGTCAATGTCAATTGGGTCACGCGGGTCAAAATGTCCTGTTATCAAGTCTAAAGGCCTACACCTTGTGAAACTATGGATGGAGCTATTGTATGCTAAGATAGCATAAGGCATGAGATTAACAGCTGATTCATTCCGTTTCTCAAGTTTCAGTATCCTGAGATGTTCAAGGATAGTGGAATGAAATCGTTCTACTATACCATTGTCGTTTGGTGAATGTGCTAGTATTTTATGATGTTGCATCTTATGGATCCGGATGAATTCTGCAAATAACTGATTTGTAAACTCAGGTCCACCATCTGTCACTACTGTCAATGGGACACCGTGATGtttgcaaaatattaataatgcttGTACGACACTCAGAGCAGTACTATCTCTTAAGTGGTACGCTTGCACGTATTTAGAAAACGCATctacaattgttaaaaaattttcgTTTTGAGCTGTAAAAAGATCAAGATGAATTATCTGAAACGGTTTTGAAGGAGGGGGTACTATTAAAAATCTCTGTTTAATTGGATTTCGGTCATATTTAGCCTGTCCACAAATGCTACATTCATTcatatatttacttatacatTCTTTCATCCTAGGCCAATAGTATTTAGATGATAAGGCCAAGTAACATTCAGTGATACCACGATGGTTTGTTTTACCctcgtgatattttttttatgatgtcCTGTTGTCGCAAATATTCCTTAACGTTTTATAATTCGATTTTTGTCAAAATGAGATTCATCGAAGAGCTTTTAAAGTTATCTTGTATAATGGGAATAATCTTATACATAGCGAGAGGGGGATGGATTATTATACCTGTTCTTACTTTTGgattaatatattctttaacTGCGTTAATAACGTCACTAGTCAAGTTAGATTCGGAAAGTTGTATAGTAGTCCGGGTGTGAGTTTCATAGGGTTTAGTCACTACTGGTGTTTTCGTAATATCGCCtactaaaattaaacaaatctgTCAACTGAATTTATTTAGTGGTTCATCTGAAATTAGGACTTCAAGGATTGGACTTTCGTTACTAGTGTGAACATTCACTGTGTCTGAATTAATCGGTAATCTGGAGGGAGCCGATAGAGTTTAAGAACCCGCAACTGATTGAGGCTTTTCAGATACATTAACTACTATAGAACTAGTGTCTTCATTATTTAATTCATCGAGACAAAGCGTCTGCATTGGTGTTATGTTTGCGTTGGTTATAAACTGCGGTGAAATTATATTCACTCAACTTAAGTCTCCAACGGGTGAGTCTAGAGCCAGGCTCCTTAAGGCTCATACCCATACCCATTGTAGATGTCTATGGTCTGTgactattttgaatttttaactcGAACTCTAATGCCTTCTCTATTGTATCCGGTCGCATGCACCGAATACGTGAACCTAATGGGTCTTACAGACCTCGTTCAAACGCTTGTAGggttaacattttatataatgtacGCTTTGCTTCTACGGTAGTGGTTATTGTTTCATGAAGTGTAACATAGGTCATTATCGTACTAAACAGACTCTCACATTTTTCATAAAACTCTTAAGATGATGAATTTTTCTGGGTTAAAAGTGCTAAATCATTATACAAAGCGGTCTCATCTCGCTGGTccgcaaaattattaattaaggcaTTTCTAATACCCTGCCAATTTTTGGGGATGCCATTTGAATTTATTGTGCGCGCGGCATGTCTGGTAATTTTACTAAGGATACCATTTAATAACGAAAGGTTACTGAGTTCATATCCTGGCTTCGCTCTAATAAATTGGGTTTCCGTTCGGATTTCCACCGAACTCGGGTAACAAGCGTAAAGCCTTGTAAACTTGGTCTACTAAATCTACactcatttttgaattaatattataatgaaaattaaataaactagaAAACTCTATGCTATCGCTACTTTCTAATATATCCTCTAAATTCCTACTCGCATCAATTTGCGCGATTCTACTAATACTAATTGACCTAGTGGTCCTCGATTTCCGTGGatggaattttatttaaattaaataagtacacAGAGGAAATTACACTGGGAAACAAAAggaaagagaaaaaaaatcacacgaaaattacaattaaaaagggTCAGCAACTCTAGTAAGATCTAGGTACTTACCAAATCATCTGCATTTCTCTGCTGTATCGATTTTCGGATACTCTGCCTCGCCGCAGCTCAAGTAGGTTCTAATAGCCCTTATCGGTGATCGATTCACTGACTTTATTATTTTAGACTATCTTACCGACTGCGCCAATAACGTTGGTTGCAGCCATGAGatgcaaaaaaatgcaaatttacttcaacttttttattataagaaatttataactaattacaattaacTATCCTAATGTCTACTGATCGATGCTAGATCAagtaattaatacaattatattttccacATTTTAAAATGTGTTGATGTTAGCTACCATAGGAACGGCATAGGTAACAGTACATACTCTACTAATCAGGTAAACGCCGTCAATGATGTCACCAAAGTCACGTTTCTGCTGCGCTTGCGCCTCGTGTCTCGAGTGCCGTGTGCAACGTTTAGGCCCCTTCCACACCAAACGAATCCGAATCAAGTTGAATCTGATTCGTCATCTCCATTCTTTCACACCAGCTGAATCAACCTGAATCTATAAAAATCCTTTCATCTTCTTTTTGTTTTCCTTCTTTTAGTTGCTTTTGAGCTATCGTCATGGACGCAGTTGTTTTAAATGCAATAGTGTTTCGTAGGAGGCAACGGCAGAAACAGAAATCAAGAAAAGTGTGGATACATCACATAAATAGGAAAAGGCCGGATTTTGGTATGTTTCATCATTTACATCCTGACCTACAAAATGATGAGAAGAAATTCTATGACTTCTTCCGAATGAGTGAGGAATTGTTCGTAATACTGCTGGATTTGGTGGGACCTGAAATCTCGAAACTGGATACAAATTATAGAAAGTCTATCACAGCCGAGGAACGACTCGCAATTTGTCTCAGGTAATAAACTGTCAATTAATTAAatctgtatatattttatattttaaagaacAACATACACTCATCGTTTGAAACTTGTATTAGATATtcgtataattataaaaatcaattaattaaatctgTATATGTAGGCCACAATGGCTGAGATCGTTAAAGCGTGAAAAACTTTACCGGTCTCTAACAACCATCAATGGGAAAAAAGTGCCGAGTTCAATCCCAAGCTCCCCGCACTATTTCCTAAATGGTTTCTTAACAGGCATTGTAGGCTGTGGCTCGGATTCCACGTAAAATACGATAGATCCCGTCTTATTAGTCATCCTGACACAATAAAGgaagtaaaactaaaaacaaaaaaaaaaacaaaatctgtatatatatttttattttaaagaacaaCATACGTATTACAGTAATTTGAAAGTtgcattaaatatttgtataattattgaaatgctGTGGCGCTGAGGGTCTCCCATTTTCAGGATCAATGTAATGCATTGAGGTGGCAATAGAAGTTGATGAAGCGGGAGAAGTTGGATCGCTATGAGACTCAGACTATGCAATTTGAGTCGGCTGAGACTGCCAGGTGACATTGTGGCCAGATGACGTTGGATTCAGTTTTCCTTTCAAAAACTGTAATGAGTAAAGTTTGAAGTCCACGTTATCAGCAGGAGTCAGGTTTTTCACCAATGGTAGCAAACTTAACAAAAACATCCGGTCGGGGTCGTTGTCGTCCAGCCGAGaggaattatttttttcaattcactCAAATACTGGGAATCGATGTCATCTATTGCAGCTTGCCTTTTCCTCGTAAATTTCTTCTTCTTATCGACTGTAGGATTTAAAGCTTCTGGTTGTTCTGTATTTGCAGCCaaactattttcaaaattctccTGCGCTGTAAGTATGTCTTCGTGGGTTGGAGTTTCATCCTGAAGTTCACTAACAAATTCTGATTCTTGTTGTACATTCACAGAAGTGTCTCTTGATCAACTTTTGACATCAAATCATAGTAAggccattttatttttgattttgccGCAGATCCAGAGGGTTTGTGTTTTTCGTTTCTCTTGACACGCATGTAGTTGGAACGTAGTTGATGCCATTTTTCCTTCAGTTTGTCTCctgcaaaaaaaattataaggagaatgtaactttataaatttactgattattacattttatttgtaaatagtttaaCATATTAACcaggttttaattaatataaattgtattgtttttctttgtttgcAGGTATGTAATTACTGGCCATTCGTACTCTTCTCTCAGTTTCTACTTCCGTGTTGGGTTGTCGACCATCCACGAAATAGTAAAAGAAACAAGGAAAGCTTTATGGGATGCTCTCCATCCCCGTTACATGTGTGTTCCTAGTCGTGATGAACGACTAGGAACACACATGTAACGTAGAACCTACGTATGTAGACCTACACTTCGTGGCAGAACGAGATCGCGCGGCGGACGCGTTCGGTCAGGAGCGCGCTCGACCACCCGCTGTCGCGGCGGCAGACATGCAACAACTTCTATCAGGGAAAAAGTTTTTCAATTTAGTAGCGCGTTCTCTGGTAAACGCttacattttatacaataaatccAGAGAACAACGACGCCGCCTGCGATTCTCGCAGTTTCTGATGGACTGTGGTGAACAGCTGGTGGAAACTGCATCAGATGCTGAAGCAGGACCCTCCCGTGGTCCACATGCTGTCGGGACTAGCACGAGGCTCGTCGGCAGGCACTTCATGGAGAGGATTCCAAGCTCGGAAAAGAAAGATAAAGTCGCACGAGTTTGCAAAGTGTGTGCCgacattttaaaaaaagaaaccgGAAAAAGGGGGCGCAAAGAGACCATTTATTACTGCCCAGACTGCAATGTTCCCCTGTGCTACTATCCCTGCTTCAAAATAttccacacaaaaaaaaattacgttacATAATTAGCTCAAGTATGTAAGATTGCTTATgttggagttttttttttttcgattttagacctcttttcttaattttttttcataaatattattttttattacaaatgttttttatttcatccctaaaaatataaagaacaatagtacatataaaaaaagaataatagacATATCacagatagtttttattttatgagtcATAGAATATCGGCAAAAAACGCCGGCGTACCAGGGAAAGCCGCCTTTATAACGGTCGGCTGTTAAAgtgttaatataaattgtattgtttttctttgtttgcAGGTATGTAATTACTGGCCATTCGTACTCTTCTCTCAGTTTCTACTTCCGTGTTGGGTTGTCGACCATCCACGAAATAGTAAAAGAAACAAGGAAAGCTTTATGGGATGCTCTCCATCCCCGTTACATGTGTGTTCCTAGTCGTGATGAATGGATGAAAATAGCAAAAGACTATCACGAGAAGTAGAACATGTCGAACTGTATAGGAAGCATTGATGGCAAACATTGCCGTATACAACGCCCACCAAATGCTAGGTCACTTTTTTATTGCTACAAGGATTTTCATTCTGTTGTTTTGCTTGCTGTTGCTGATGCTAACGCTTGCTTTACAATGATCGAAGTTGGTGCTTATGGAAAGGAAAATGATAGTACGGTATTCACACAATCTGCAATGGGGAAAAGTTACAAGGCTCGCCAATTGAACGTACCAGAAGGCCAGTTCTCATTGCCAGGTTCTCAGTACGAAACATAGATGTACCTAGTTGGCGATGAAGCTTTCCCTctccaaaaaaatttaatgagacCTTTTCCACGACGGGATCTAGAGTTTAGTAAAAGAAATTTCAATTTCAGACTGTCTCGCGCTCGAAAATCTGTAGAATGTGCTTTTGGAATTCTTACAAAGAAGTTTGAAGTTTTGCAGGTATCCATTAAAACTGATGTCATCCAAACAGATATGAGTATAAAGAGTGCCTGCGTTTTgcataatttcattaaaaaacaacaaagcCCTAGAGATGTTATGTTGGATCAAGAACTTTTCTCTTGGAATGAAGAAAATAGCCAATCCCTCCTACCTACCACTCAGAGAAGAGGAACAAATGAAGCAATCACAACAAGAAACCACCTGAAAGAGTATTTTCTTCAGCTTGCAGGACTTATACCTTGGCAAAATTGAAATTACCTACTGTATTTActtgaaaactttttttaacttactttacttaataaaaaaaaaatgattttctatttatttttttaaaatatttctggtACAGTGTGGTGTTTGTTGTACAATTCCTATTCATTTATAGCTGACAAACTCAAATATTGCAAAATACAATCAATACGGGCATATGATCTAACATAgaaaaaatgattattattactgAGTACAATATAATTCTTAcctgaaatatttaattcttcgcCAATTTTCCTCCACACAGAACATATGAGATTTCTGTTGCTGTGATTTTTATCACTGGCGTCATAAATCGCCCTATTttctttaacttttaaaattaataactccaCGTTCATCTCGTATGGTTGTTGATTCAAGACTGACCGGACGAGGAATCTGACAGGTTGAATCAAGTGCGACCTCGAATCAAACCTGATTGAACCAGATTCGTCCCGTCTGAAGGGGGGAAAAGAATCCCTTCACATTTAAACGGAGCGCTCGAAGCCGAATCTTGGTCAACTTGATTCGGAGTGATTCTGATTGATTCGGATTCGTTTGGTGTGAAAGGGCCCTTATGGGACTATGCTTATGCGGCGGTTCGCTAGGCTTAGCTATGCGTAACAGGCTGAGCAGATAAttcgataacgcaggtaataaaatgTTCGAAaaaggacagataacgcggcacgtgtgctcgcgttgcgtGCTTGGATCGAActggatgattttttttttgcgcccaaacaagggaaagggctaccctccgggataaagacgggagggaggtggtgaatactcatgcataccaacgcagcttGAGTCTGCGtgggttatgtgggactcacgtgacctaccactaaacaccacctgcagatGGCTTTGGGCATGTGCCCTCTAAGcttacatcgaaggcgaccgtctcttggggagagagaggcgcaagcggcactctctatggagtttccgctgggatatagcacagaaggtgctatctaattgggactagtgacgtcagaaggatgatcacaaactagTGGTGAATCTAAATGTGTCTGATtatccccggatgccaagaggcgttccaagtcagacgagagtttgttagggggatcggagagggcgtgtctgggcctcctgacttgataacgtgaaggaggggggcggtataatccgctgcctccttaatcaggggattCGGGTGATTGTCTCAGGACTTAAAGTACtttggatggtggggagctctaagtcccggtgaaggtctgcgttcCTAACgcaccagtgggcattgacagccttacggcagaaaatggattggacTCTTTGgagtttatctataatattgggtttcgcatgagcgacaactggagcggcgtaagtcataaccggtcgaatgcaaaccttgaagagtgttcgcttgttccttaaagacattttactgtgcctacctaacatactgtttaggcggtacagatagaagcgggcggttTCGGTCACCTTCTggacgtgaggcctgaaggtgagttgggagtcaAGGGTCACACCCAAGTGTGGCCCTGAGGGCTACTAGAGTACTTGGCTGTGGACCTAAGGGGaaggggagcctaatagatgaatggtTCGATCCTGGCAGAAGTGTCTGCGCTTAATATATGTTagtctgttattattttattatcatgtgAGTCTGTAgttctgtattatttttcagtattatgataattaatatttattgtttctgaCATGTAGACATATTATATCATCTAATcttgttatttgttatttactttactatttactgtattaaattaatgtgCATGCCTTGTTAAGCCTGGCGCAACATGTGAAACTGTAACATTATACCATCGTAACataccatgtttatacgcaaataaagaatttgattgattgattgattaaaatcaaaacggacGGCGGAGCTTTTATTCGGGTTGATctcaatacgccatttcctaaaccagtcacctagctcattaactgagcgttggagcctggagagggctgaagatatctgttgggactggatgtagagagcggtatcgtcagcgaagagagagagttggactccattactagggatgggaatatcgttggtatacgatatgtatagaagtggtgagtgcactgagccctgtggtactccaaccgtgagcaggcgaggggaggagaggacaccttcgtgtctgaaacAAAAGGTACGATTGTGAAGATAAGAAGCCACTATGCGGACTAATCGGGATGGGAGGCCTAGATGgtggagtttatatattaggccttcgtgccagactttATCAACAGCCTTGGCGACGTCGAAGAAGACAGCGATTGTCTTTTTACGTTTGGGATAGAACCCActgtagatgtactctacaatgcggtggacttGTTGAGGACAAGAGTGTTTAGCCGAAAGCCGAATTGTTGGGGTATTATTAAGGGAGGAccgtccgttggaaagagatggtttctcatacggaacagaattacccgttcaaagactttccccatagccttgaggaggctgATGGGGGGGAGGTACTGCCCGCCTGGGGCCACTGAAGGTGGCCGGGGCGGGGCGGGAGTAGACATTGAATGCCTGAGAGGGAGGGGCTGATTGTCTCCATGAGGTGGAGAGTTGGGGCCCGACAGTTTTATTCCTCATATGAGGAAAATGGGATTGGGTGTTAGAGGCCAGAGGTGGCCTTTGTTTTGGCGGCCTGGAAGTCTGCTTATTAGCAGTCTTCGGGGCGGAACGAGGGGCACAAGGGCATCCGCGATAATTCGCGGTGTGGCCCTCCTGCCCGCAGAGCACGCATGCGGGAGGTGTTACCTCGTCGCGAGTGCGTTTGCACTCTTTGGTGCTGTGGGGTTCGAGGCACTTTACGCACCTGGGAGGAGCAGAGCAGTTTGCCGCTGCGTGGCCATACATCTGGCAGCGGTGACATTGACCGGGGAACCCCCGCTTGTGTGGGGCTTCCACGCGTATGTTGGAGAGCCCACATACGGTGAACTCTCGTTTGAAAAGTTCCCTGGCTTCAGGGACGTTAGTTTGAATGACTAACGCTAACGGGTATTTCTTCCCGGTACGGCTGTACATTTTATGTACAGCCTCGACCGGAAAGCCTTTCTTGACAAGGTCCTCCTGTATGAGTTCATTAGAGAGCTCGTACGGGAGGCCTCGGAGGACAGCCTTGACCTTGCGCATGATGCCGTCGGGACCAGGATACGTCGagatgattcaaattcaaaaacattttattcatgttggtcacggaaatgacacttatgaatgtcaaacaaaataaaatattgtatctttattgaatttaccgctacttcgtaaaggattgagctaatgagaagaagtagtaaaaaactcattgccactcttttaagtcaagatttacattttaattggtttacaaataatttcaattacaatatatgaaaagtgacgcaacaaaatactcaaatgccaaaaacgagtaagtcaaaaaaagaaaatttaaaagtaaattaatacttataaacacgagttattgagtatagtagatgcatcaatccacacataccgtaaataaatagaggcattctgtgagcatttcataaaataaaatataaaataactttaactttaaaaaaaggaaataataaaaataacgcaTCAAGCACATCTACcagtaacaagatcatccagccaccacgagtagcacccgttcacgagcatgacgcatggaccagccatcgcttccctcgaccatattttagggaagggaacgacctgctccacgtcgccgccacaagcagaggcatttaagcgagcatgacggtacctgtcacgagaaatctaccgactaacaaaacaattcaagttcatctacatgttatgcaatacttactaaatgcctctacttataattttgtttcaaattacataactcataattattattattcttattacaattgattaaaaaacagaaacaattttaatatttaaattatataactataatgaaatttatCAAACTGAGACAtacatgtaacagcccagcagctcagtcccaagggttctttagatccagatattcagatattttataataacccTTTTGTATATAACTTTTTCTTAAGCActgatttatattaatttagagGTAAGCtctgaatgtcaatagggacctaattataaaaacgtatacatagacctctgaatgaatttgtgactttttgaagtcgacttacatgaacagcaagcccatccctatttctagtattgacattatgagtgtcactaatttttttaaacgaatttatatttttttttacataaacaaggttttcatatatgtattgcgatgtcaaagtcaaaacttttatttccttaaatttttccgttagtg encodes:
- the LOC126975198 gene encoding piggyBac transposable element-derived protein 4-like; the encoded protein is MQQLLSGKKFFNLVARSLVNAYILYNKSREQRRRLRFSQFLMDCGEQLVETASDAEAGPSRGPHAVGTSTRLVGRHFMERIPSSEKKDKVARVCKVCADILKKETGKRGRKETIYYCPDCNVPLCYYPCFKIFHTKKNYVT